Genomic window (Streptomyces sp. NBC_01431):
TGTCCGACGGGCCCAACCGGGCGTCCCGCAGCGCCGATTCGATCGCCCGCACCTGACCGGCCACGTCGGAAGCGGTGATGTGGTCCGCGCTGGAGGTGACGGCGGCGCCGGCCACCGAGCCGTACACCCGCGCCCGCCGCGCCCGCGCGAACTCGGCGCGCTCCAGCACGAGCAGGCCCGCGCCCTCGCCCATGACGAAACCGCTGCGGTCGGCGTCGAACGGCCGGGACACCGACTCCGGGTCCTTGTCCTGGGTCGACAGCGCCTTCATCTGCGCGAACGCGGCGATCGTGAACGGGTGCACACAGGCCTCGGTGCCGCCGGCCACCACGACGTCGGCCCGCCCGGCGCGGATCAGATCCAGCCCCATCGCGATCGCCTCGGCGCCGGACGCGCAGGCGCTGACCGGGGTCCGGGCGCCGCCCTGCGCGCCGAGTTCCATGGACACCCAGGCTGCGGGCCCGTTCGGCATCAGCATCGGCACGGCGTACGGAGAGAGCCGCCGGGCGCCGCTCTTCTCGAACGTGTCGTCCTGGCTCAGGGTCGTCAGGACGCCCCCGGTGCCGGTGCCGATCACCACCGCGAGCCGCTCGGGTGCAACCTCCGGGGCGCCCGAGTCCCGCCAGGCCTCGCGGGCGCTTATCATCGCGAGTTGTTCACACCGATCAAGCTTGCGTGCCTCGACCCGGGCGAGCAGCAAGCTTGGGTCCACCGGCAGCCCGGCGGCGACCCGGACCGGCAGCCCGGCCCCCCACTCCTCCTCGATCAGCCGGACCCCGGACGCTCCGTCCAGCATTCCTGCCCAGGTCGTAGCGGTATCCACGCCGAGCGGGGTGATCGCGCCGAGCCCGGTGACGACTACTTCTCCAAGATCACTCATGCCTCGACTGTGCCAGCGGGGGCGCTCCGCGGGGGATGGGGAGGGGGTAGCGATTTGTCCGGTGGGTGTTGTGGAGTTCCTACAGTGGGTGTGTGTGCGAGTGAGGGTGGGGGGAGGTGGGTCCGGTGTCTGAGGGGGGTGGGGGCGCGGTTGGGATGGCGGGAGGTGGGTCCGGTGCCTGAGGGGGCGGGGGTCACGGTTGGGGGGCGGCCACCGCGCTCACCGTGTCCAACGCGATTCGCCACGGATAGCCTTCTGGCCGCTGCTCGCCCGGCTGGTTCGGTACGAATCCGCTGTCGCCGTACAGCACCGTCACTCCGGCCGCGCGCAGCGTGGCCAGCGACTGCTCGAACTGCGGATGCCGCACGTAGGCCGCGTTCACGCAGGGCATCGCCACCGTCGGAACGCGTTTGCCGATTCCCTCGGCCGCGACCCCCAGGACGAATGCCGAAGTCAGCCCGAGCGCCCACG
Coding sequences:
- a CDS encoding beta-ketoacyl-[acyl-carrier-protein] synthase family protein, with protein sequence MSDLGEVVVTGLGAITPLGVDTATTWAGMLDGASGVRLIEEEWGAGLPVRVAAGLPVDPSLLLARVEARKLDRCEQLAMISAREAWRDSGAPEVAPERLAVVIGTGTGGVLTTLSQDDTFEKSGARRLSPYAVPMLMPNGPAAWVSMELGAQGGARTPVSACASGAEAIAMGLDLIRAGRADVVVAGGTEACVHPFTIAAFAQMKALSTQDKDPESVSRPFDADRSGFVMGEGAGLLVLERAEFARARRARVYGSVAGAAVTSSADHITASDVAGQVRAIESALRDARLGPSDIGVVHAHATSTPSGDLAEAQAVALAIGRHPVVTATKSMTGHMLGASGAVGAIAALLALRDGTVPATRNLDNLDPAVELDVAAGRNRTGSWDAALANSFGFGGHNVSLVLAKASS
- a CDS encoding flavoprotein — translated: MTTSRTLYLFCSAAPPVFDVARVIEAAQADGWDVCLGLTPTASGWLEESLGGLATLTGHPVRSEYKRPGEADVWPPADVILFAPATFNSINAWALGLTSAFVLGVAAEGIGKRVPTVAMPCVNAAYVRHPQFEQSLATLRAAGVTVLYGDSGFVPNQPGEQRPEGYPWRIALDTVSAVAAPQP